A single region of the Polyodon spathula isolate WHYD16114869_AA chromosome 5, ASM1765450v1, whole genome shotgun sequence genome encodes:
- the LOC121316338 gene encoding cysteine-rich PDZ-binding protein, with product MVCDNCEKKLGKVITPDTWKDGARNTTESGGRKLNENKMLTSKKARFDPYGKARFATCRICKSSVHQAGSHYCQGCAYKKGICAMCGKKVLETKNYKQTSV from the exons ATGGTCTGCGACAATT GCGAAAAAAAACTGGGCAAAGTCATCACTCCGGACACGTGGAAAGATGGAGCCAGAAACACAACAG AAAGCGGAGGCCGCAAGCTGAATGAAAACAAGATGCTGACATCAAAGAAAGCGAG GTTTGACCCATATGGAAAAGCCAGATTTGCAACTTGTAGAATCTGTAAAAGTTCAGTGCACCAAGCTGGTTCCCACTACTGCCAAGGCTGCGCTTACAAAAAAG gCATATGTGCTAtgtgtggcaaaaaagttttggaAACCAAAAACTACAAGCAAACATCAGTGTAA
- the LOC121316340 gene encoding phosphatidylinositol-glycan biosynthesis class F protein-like has protein sequence MKDIEIKGMVSAHCIIALSIVMATIVPAVLLDDFSVYGTHLVWLYICTAGVAAVNIAVYTLLGVSPPAKKNTLSHKVAKVSKSCLYFMFSCLLFHGIVVLYGAPLLESASETFSFAVLLSTFTTLRCLCILGPNVQAWIRVFSRNGAMSIWDTSLQITTASSVTGAWLGAFPIPLDWERPWQVWPISCTLGATLGFVAGLFIAPLWIHWHRKQLTYKSK, from the exons ATGAAGGACATAGAGATAAAGGGCATGGTCTCGGCCCACTGCATCATCGCTTTGTCCATCGTCATGGCAACGATTGTTCCTGCAGTGCTGCTGGATGACTTCTCTGTGTATGGCACTCACCTGGTGTGGCTGTATATCTGCACTGCGGGAGTGGCTGCTGTCAACATAGCTGTCTACACACTGCTGGGGGTCAGCCCTCCAGCCAAGAAGAATACACTGAGTCACAAG GTGGCTAAAGTCTCCAAATCTtgtctgtattttatgttttcctGCCTGCTTTTCCACGGGATTGTTGTCTTGTATGGAGCCCCGTTGCTTGA gtcgGCTTCGGAGACATTTTCCTTTGCTGTTTTGCTGTCCACCTTCACAACTCTGCGCTGCCTGTGTATACTGGGTCCCAACGTTCAGGCTTGGATTCGGGTGTTCAGCAGAAATGG GGCAATGTCGATCTGGGATACCAGTCTACAGATCACCACAGCCAGCAGTGTAACTGGAGCCTGGCTGGGAGCATTTCCAATCCCCCTGGACTGGGAGCGACCCTGGcag GTCTGGCCTATTTCTTGTACGCTCGGAGCAACTCTTGGCTTTGTGGCCGGACTCTTCATCGCTCCGCTTTGGATACATTGGCACAGGAAGCAGCTGACGTACAAAAGCAAGTAA